In Bosea sp. PAMC 26642, the DNA window CGTCCTCCAGCACCTGTTCGATGATTCGCAGCCGATCGGCACGTTCGGGATGCCCCGGAGGCGTCGCGTGGCGCAGGCTGGCGGCATGGGTAACAAGCAGGGTCGTCACTGAAACACGTCCTTGGGGCGCGTGGCTTGCGTGAACCGACGTATCTGCTTTGCCACTATTGCGGCACAACCGCGCAAATCAGCCGCCACAAAGGGAACGCGATTGCGCCCTACTCGTTTCGGCCCTAGAGCTTCGGAAAGCGCGCTGTATCGCGTTGATTTCGGGCTGATACGAAGCGTTAACCCCGGATTCATCATAAAGGTCGCCCTCGGGCCGCTCTGGTGTGAAGTCATGAAACAGACTGTGATGGTTGCGTTGGCCGTGTCGACCCTTCTGGGCGCCTGCCAATACAAGACCGTGAACGCGCCCTCGCTTTCGGCGCGCGACGCTGAGTACATCGCGCTGGTCCCGAACTTCGACGTCCATCTTCCCTTTCTGCCCTACGAGATTTCCGACCCCACCGGCCAGGCGCCCGGCACGATCGTCGTCGATACCAAGGCGAAGTTTCTCTATTACGTGCTGCCGAACAAGAAGGCGATCCGATACGGCGTCGCGACCGGCGACGAGGCCTTTGGCTGGACGGGCGAGGCCGTGATTCAGCGCAAGGCCGAGTGGCCGCGCTGGACCCCGCCGGCCGAGATGCTCGCGCGCTGGCCGCATCTGGCGCCCCGCGCCGGCGGCATGGAAGGCGGCCCCGACAATCCCCTCGGCGCCCGCGCGCTCTATCTCTACCAGAACGGCCACGACACGCTCTATCGCATCCACGGCACGAACGAACCCGAGACGATCGGCCGCTCAGCTTCGTCGGGCTGCATCCGGATGCGCAACATCGACGTGATCGAGTTGTTCAACCGCGTGCCCGTGGGGACGAAGGTCATCGTCACCTGAATCGACGGTAGACAAAAAAGACCGGCGAGAGTTGGAGGACTCTGCGCCGGTCGGATATCAAGGGTCTCGTCGAAGGTTCTACGAAGAGCGGTAGGCCAAGCTGTTCCGAAGGACACCGGCAAGCCGGGATGGTTGATCCTTCAGGCGCTCATACAACGCCGTGGATATGAATCTTGTTCCACGGGCCTTTTCATCAATCGGTCGGACGGGTCAGGCCGTAAATTCACGCAACCCGAAGCGACCGGCAAGTTTCCGTTCCCCTCAGGCGAAGCCAATGTGCCCGCCGATCTGGACGCCGGAGCGGCGCGATCAAGGACTCTTTGTGGCGCTGACCACCGGCATATTGCTGGAGGTAAGACTATGATTCAGGCGACCAGCAGCCCCTCGGTCTTGGCCCAGTTCAGCGTCTTGTTCAGCGCGCGCTCGTAACGGTCGAACATCTCGTCGAGTTCGGCCTCGGTGATGATCATCGGCGGGCAGAACGCCACGCGGTCGCCCATGGCCCGGAGGATCAGCCCCTCCTCGAGCGCGAAGGCGACCGATTTGGCACCAACGCCCTTCTTGATCTCGAAGGAGGCCTTGGTCTGCTTGTCCTTGACGAGTTCGACCGCGCCGATAAGACCGACGCCGCGTGCCTCGCCGACGAGCGGGTGCTCGGCCAGCTTATCAAGGCGACGCAGGAAGGTGGGTTCGACGGCCCGGACATGCTCGACGATCTTATCGCGCTGGTAGATCTCCAGCGTCTTGACCGCGATCGCACAGCCCACCGGGTGGCCGGCATAGGTGTTGCCATGGCCGAAAGTCCCGATCTTGCGGCTCTGATCGACGAGAACCTCATAGACCTTCTCGTTCATCATCACGGCGCTGAGCGGGAAATAGGCCGAGGTGATCTGCTTTGCGCAGGAGATGGTGTCGGCGCTCAGGCCATAGGTCGTCGTGCCGAACATGTTGCCGGTGCGGCCGAAGCCGGTGATGACTTCGTCGGCGATGAACAGGATGTCGTACTTCGCCAGGATCGCGTTGATCTTTTCGAAATAGCCTTCAGGCGGGGTAATCGCACCGCCGGCGCCCATCACCGGTTCGGCGATGAAGGCGGCGACCGTATCGGGCCCCTCGCGCAGGATCATCTCCTCGAGTTCGGCTGCGAGCCGAGACGAGAAGTCCTGCTCGCTCTCTCCGGGCTCGGCGAAGCGGTAGTGATGCGGGCAGGAGGTGTGCAGGATGCCGGGCAGCGGCAGGTCGAAGTCGATATGGTTGTTGGGCAGGCCGGTCAGCGAGGCCGAGGCGACGGTGACGCCGTGATAGCCCTTCAGCCGCGAAATGATCTTCTTCTTCTGCGGCCGGCCCAGCGCATTGTTCATGTACCAGACGATCTTGACCTGCGTATCGTTGGCGTCAGAGCCCGAAGCCCCGTAGAACACCTTCGAGATCGGGACCGGCGCGATCTCCTTCAGCTTCTCGGCTAGTTCGATCGCGGGATCGTTGCTGCGGCCGCCGAAGATATGGGTAAAGGGCAGCTTCTTCATCTGCTCATAGGCGGTCTCGGCCAGTTCCTGGTTGGAATAGCCCAGCGCCGTGCACCAGAGGCCCGCCATGCCCTCAATGTATTCCTTGCCACTGGAATCGTAGACATAGACGCCCTTGCCGCTCTCGATCACGAGCGGGCCGACCTCCCGATGCGTCGCCAGATTGGTATAGGGATGGACGAGGGTCTCGATATCGCGAACGGCTAGGTTGGACAGCATGGCTCGGCTCCGGTCGTTATGGCTGGCTTATGCGAGCATAGACCGCCCTCCGCGCAAGCGCTGAGCGATTTTCCTGCAGATCGCTGCAGACTCTGGCGCAGGACCCTCACCGGCGCACCATTTTCGGCTACGTCGTCACGGCGCCAGCGGCGCGAGGGCGATCGACCAGCTGCGGGTGTCTTGCTAGCCTTTGTCCAAGGCACGCGAGAGATCGCGCCAGACCAGCACGAGACGGTTAAGTTCTTCCAGATCCCGCCCCGGCACCTGTCCCAACGTGCCGGCGACGAAGTCGCGTTGCGCCGCGATGCCGGCCTCGGCGAGCCGCCGTCCCTCTGGCGTCAGATGCATGGCATAGGATCGGCGGTCGCCCGCGATCGCCCGTCGCTCGACCAGGCCTGACTGCACCATGCGATCGACGAGCCCGGAAACATTGCCCTTGGTGACGTAGAGCCGCTCGGCCAACTCGCTCTGGCTGATGCCCTCGCGCTCGGTCAGCGTCGAGAGCAGGTCGAATTGCGGGATCGACAACCCCAGTGCGCGGATACGGCCGGTCATCTGGCCGAGCAGCCGCTGATGCAGCCGCATGAAGCGGAACCAGACACGATCGGGATCGACGAGTTCGGCGCCCGGGGCGGGATTCGAGGTGGACACAGGCTGGCGCTCTCGTAACGTCGTGATCTGGAACTAGCCGATTGTGTAGCGCTGCGCGAGTTTTTCATCCCAAGCGCAGGCGGAGAGCACTCGGCGCGCGTTGGTGGAAGCCATATAGACCGCGTCGGCAAGCTTTAGCGATAGCGTCAAGAGAGCCGTAACAAGACCGTCGGCCGTCGGGCAAGGCTGCCGTCGGGACGCGGGGAGCAGCAGGCACGCCAGAGGGCCCGCCCACAGCCTACCACTTCATATCCCGCTTGATCCGCTCCGAAAGCTGCGCGCCCATCCGCTGTTGGGCGGCCTTTCCGGGATGCCAGCTGCAACCCCAGCTTTGCGCGATCGTCTCACTGGGAAAGAAGAGCGCGCCCACCTTCGTATCGCCCGCCGCGACGCGGCTGGCGACGGCGCTTTCGATCGCGGATCTGGCGAGTTGAAGCATCTCGGGCGCCAGCATCGGCCCTATCGCGCCATAGATCTGCGCTTTTGGAAAGGACCTGCGGATGCGCTCCAGGAAGCTCACATAGGCCTGCCGGAAATCCCCCTCGGGCGCGCCACGCGCATAATCGTTCGAACCGAGATGGACGATCAGGACATCGGGCTGCTCATCGGCCAGCACCGCACGCGCCGGCTCGCCCGGCACCAGCTGCTCGATAAAGTCCGGCATGACCTGCGTCTTCGAGCGATCGTAATTCTGCGTAAGGCCGCGCCCCGACCAGGCCAGGGCGAGCAGGTCCGCCTTCAGGTCGCGCGCCGCGAGCGCCGCATAGGTCGCGGTCTGATTGCCATTGGCGGCCCCGGCCTCGCACTCGGGGCCCGCCCCATCAACACCGAAACCGGCCGAGATCGAGTCGCCGATGACGGTGATCTTTCGGATGGTCCTGTCCAGATCCAGAAAAGACCCATCGGTAGAGGCTCCGACCAGGGTCGTGCTGCCCTCATATCCCTCGGTCCGCCGCGTCAGCCTGACATGATGGACCGCCTCGACACCCTCATCGACAAGCCGGTACGCATGACTGCCATTCTTCAGCTGAAGCGTCGCGTCCTTGCCATCCACCTCGACGCGATAGCTGTTCTTCCCGTCGTCCGACAATGTGACATCGAGCTTGCTGCCGCGAAACTGGATACGGATGGCGGTGCCCGGCCAGCCGAAGCGCGGCTTCCCGTCGGCATCGAGAGCATACCGCCCGACGATCTCGACGCCCGGCTGCTTCCACTCGGCAGCGCCGGCGCCTTGGGCGTAAGGGAAGCAGACGAGCATCAGGGCGATCGCATAGGGCGTCACCGATCGAAGTCGAGGCAGGCAGGACATTATTCTAGACCTCTTGTCGAACGCTGCGGGTTCTTAGCCGAGCCTGCAGAAGACGCGTCAGCGGCATCTCCACGAGCGCATATGTAAGGCCGCCAGCCATCACGGCAACCAGCACCGCCACTGGCAGGTATATCGCTGACAGATCATAGTGAAAGCGGTTCAGGACCTGCAGGAACACCGCGGTCAGCACAGGCAGGGCGATAACATGGGTCAAATATAGAGAATACGAAATGTCGCCGAGATAGACGGCGGGCCTGACGATATGAGCTTTCGCCAGGGTCTCGAACTCCAGAAACCCAATGACGAGCAGAACGGCGGGTAGACCGTAGGATATGATCCTGGGAATCTCCTTCGAATCGGCCAGATGGAAGACCATCATGAAGGAGGCCGCGACGCACAACGCACCCGCAAGCAATCCCAGACGCCATTGACGTTTGAAAACATAGCCGACGACCACACCCAGCGCGAATTCCAGGATGATATTGTGCGCGTAAAACGAGAAGATGCCACCCTCGTTGACGATCATACCGGCGCAAACAATGGCCGAGATCGAAATGAGGACAAACAGAACTCTCAGATCTTTGACGAGAAGGAGGCTGACGGCAACGATCAGATAAAAGAACATCTCGTAATTTAGCGTCCACCCCGGGATCAGGACCGGCCAATACCCTGCATAACCCGGATTGGGCCACGGTATGAACAGGAACGACGCGATGACGTGTTTCAGATCCAGCTTCACCGTCGACAACGCATTGGGGACGAGAAATGCACAGACGATGAGAAACAACGTCACCGCCCAATAGAGCGGAATGATGCGAACGGCCCGCTTGAGCAGGAAGCGTTTCGGCGATTCATCGATATGAATCGCCGTGATGTACATGATGAAGCCGCTTATGACGAAGAAGATATCCACGCCCCAATAGCCGACTTCGACGCTTGGCAGGCCCGCACGCCCGGGGAAACGGCTCAATTGCGTGCTCAGATGCGTGTAAACGACCAAAAGCGCCGCCAGGCCGCGAAGATACTGTATGGTTACAACCATATGAGGCCGGCTTTCTAGGTCGAGAAATGATCGCGGGGCAGTTCGATGCCCATGAAGAATCGTACCGAAATTCACCCGTCTGCGCGAGTATTTCGGCAGAACAGATGCGGTATCGGTTAATGCAGACACTGGGCCCGGAGCCGCTTGACATCGGCAGGCAAACACCCGCCCCCCGCTTGCCCTCCCCCTCATCGCACGCCACTGAATGAGCCATGCATCGCCGGCTCGTCTTCGAGGAGCCTGTCTCGCGCGCCGCTGTGTGGAGCCGCCGTGCTTTGCCGTCGATCTCGACGCGAAAGCTGTTCGCCCTGCGGTCGGCGAGCCGGACATCGAACTGGCGGTACCGAAACACGATGCGGATAGCCGGCTGGGACCACTCGGCAGCCGCCAATGGAACGGCGCGGACGATCACGCAGACGACGAACGCGCAGACGAGAATGATCGAATGCGGGCGACAAAATATGCTGCCAAAGCCTCCAGCAGCTTATGGGGCCTTCGAGATGACCCGCAGCCATCGGGCAGAATCACCGTTTATCGCTGGTTCTGCGCGCGCCGATCCCCGACTATCGAGGATGTCGAACTGGTGCTGGGCCGGCAGCGGGACCGGCGCATCGCGAGCCCGCAGAAATACGTCGATGATCTTCCAGAAGGGCTCCACATATTCAGAGCCTCTGAAAAACCCGGCGCAGTTTACAGCGCCAAGACAAATTCCCAGGTGAATGACGCTCGTCCGGACTTTTCTGGTTGCTCGACGGAGTCGAAAGTAAGGATTTGCGAGCAGCCTTCTCCAAAAAATAGGCCAGATAGCCCCGCAGGTGCGAATCCAGATCTCCGTGCAATTGCGCGATAGTATGAACGTGCCAGTCCGCTTTCTGTTGCGGAATGCGTCGCGGGAGTCGATCCGTTCCCTTAGCGCCGTTCACAGCGTGCCTCCGATCATCGACAGCAAAAATGCAAAGTCGATCACGTAGCTCAGATCGTATGACGGCCAGTGTAGCCCTCCGGAAGCAGCTGCACAACCTGATCGACACGACGAGTGCTACTGAAGAGGACGCATCCTAATCTCGAACCGCGATTATCGATTTCACAAAGAACAGCAGGTTTTCGTTTTGAATCGAAGCATTTGGAAAGAGCGCCTGCAGTTGACTGCGGCCAAGCAGTTTCGCGTCATTCACCGAAGCCATTGCTTCATCCATCGAACTCGCCTTCTTATGGAAACCTAAAGCTCGTCGCATGATGATCCAAGCACGCATCTGCTCGGGCAGCCAATGGATAATCGGAGCCCGAAAATGCGGCTCAACAGGAAACCAGATATTCGGCGTTTGGACAAAGTATCTCTTCGCAATGCGTGAGATTTCAGAAGCCATTCTCTTCTGATTCTCCCAACTTCCAACGTGTTCGATAACTGAATTAGAATGAGCAACATCGAATTGACCATCCAAAAATTCAGGCATACTACAACCGTCTCCAACAACACACTTGATCGCTGGATGGTTCGAGTGAAGTTGAACGATGTTCAGAACTTCGATACTGACATTGTTATTTTTCCAACTTTCGTGGAAAGTTTCCCAATACTCCGGGACCCCGCCTACATCGATGATTTTACAATGATTACCTGAAGCGTTTACGGCTTCTACCAACTTCATAAATCGCGCGAAGCGCGCCCTGCGAAAGCGATTATTGTTAAAATCAAAATTTTCCGGCGGCCGATACAGCATAGGTCTGCCCTTTTTGATTGAGATTGGAAGTTTCCGCCCAAGGGCGGCAACCAGAAAGCTGTATAGTCCTGTTGTCCGACTCGGCCTGCAGCCATGCGATTTCGCGTGGGAACAGAGCCGCGCAACGTTCGTGCTGACCCCCGCCATGCACAATCTGTGGCAGGACGCGCGATCGTTAACAATACCTTTGCAACCCAAAAACCGGATGAACAAAGAATAGTTAGGAAGCCGCCTTTCCCCTTCCGGCAGTCTGGAATCGCGTTTGGTGGAATACTTTTGGTTGCGGCTGACGATTCAGGTGCTGGTTGTGGATCGAAGCGGCCGGAGGAGCGAGATCGCCCCGACATCGATGCGCGATCAGCATTTGCGCAGGGCCGATGGATGGTTCCATCCGCCGGATCCTGTTCCCGACCATTATGATCTCGAAATTGTGCTGGACATCGGAGCGGGCCCGTCGCGAGACAAGGCTGCAGAAGCGCTCATCGACGACAGTCAATGGACTTTGACACAACCTCCCGAGGCCTCGTGCGCCAGGCGCACGTCTGGTTTGCGCACAAGCCGGCTCACCCCTCAGGGTCCTCAAGCCGAGCACCCTCGCTAGGCACTCGCCCCGCTTGCCTTCCCCCTCACCGCACGCCACTGAATGAGCCATGCATCGCCGTCTCGTCTTCGAGGAACCTGTCTCGCGCGCCGCTATGTGGAGCCGGCGGCTGGCCTGGTTCGCGCTCGCCATGCTGCTGCTCTCGCTGCTGGTGTTCCGGCTGTCCCAGCCCAGCGTGCAGGGACTGGTGCCGGTCGCGGGCGCTTATGGGCTCGTGCTGCTCGCGCTGCTGATGGCGATCATGGCCTTCGTCCGGATCTGGCAAGCCGGGCATCGCGGCGTCGGCATGGCAGCGCAGGCCTTCGTGCTGGCGCTGCTGATGCTGGCTCCGGCCGCTTTTGGCGCCTTCAAGCTTGCGACGCTGCCGGCGCTGAACGACATCTCGACCGATATCGACGATCCACCGGCCTTCAGCCGCTCGCGTGTCGCGCTCGACGCCCGCAGGGGATTGCTGCCGCCCGACATGCCGGCCGAACGCCGCCGCCTGCAGCGACAGGCCTATCCCAAAACCCTGCCGATCGTGCTGGAGGTCACCGCAGACATCGCTTTCGACATCGCGAGGCGCGCCGCGCTGGCCCAGGGCTGGCAGGTGCTGGAATCAACGCGTCCCGGCGGCCGCACGGGGGCCGGCCGCATCGAGGCGGTCGCACGCACCCGCATCCTACGCTTCGCCGACGACATCACCATCCGGATACGCCCGCGCGCCGACGGCAGCCGCATCGACATCCGCTCGGCCTCGCGCATCGGCAGCCATGATCTGGGCGCCAACGCCGCCCGGATCGCCACCTTCGCCGAGGAGGTCGATCTGCTGAACGACGCCCGCTGAGGGTCACGCCCGGCGGTAGCGGCTGTCCGGCAAGGGTAGCGCATCGTCGCAGAGCACCAGCCCGCGCGAGACCAGATCCTCCAGCTGCGCCAGCACGGACAGCGCAGCCGCACGATGCAACGCCGGCGGCAGCCCCTGATAGATTGGCGGCACCATCTCCGCGATCCGCTCGTCCCCGGCCGCGAGCCGGCTGAGGATCGCCGCTTCGCGCTGGCGCCGATGCTGCACCAGCCCGCGCAGGAAACGCTGCGGCTCGGTCACGGGCCCGCCATGGCCTGGCCAGTACAGCCGATGCTCCAGCCCGCGCAGCTTCTCGATCGAGGCCATATAGGCCGCCATGGACCCGTCGGGCGGCGCCACGATCGTGGTCGACCACGCCATGACATGGTCGCCGGAAAACAGGCTCTCCTCCTGTGGCAGTGCGAAGGCGACATGGTTGGCGGTATGGCCGGGCGTCTCGATCGCCTCCAGCCGCCAGCCCGGCCCTTCGATCGCATCGCCCTCAGCCATCGGGAGATCGGGCGCATAGTCGCGGTCGGCGGCGGCATCGAGCGGGTTGGTCTCGCCGAGCGCCAGTTCGCGCGCCGGCCGGTGCGGCCCGCAGCCGGCGACGAGCGCGCCTGTCGCGAGCTTGATCGCCGGTACGGCCGGCGAATGATCGCGATGGGTATGCGTCACGACGACATGGCTCACCGTCTCTCCCGCCACCGCCGCGAGCACGCGGCCGATATGAACCGGATCGTCGGGCCCGGGATCGAGGATCGCGACCGTGCCGCGCCCGATGATGTAGGTACAGGTTCCGGTGAACGTCATCGGGCCGCCGTTGCCGGCGATGACGCGCCGGACGAGCGGCGAAAGCTGAACGACCGCGCCGGCTGGAACCGTCGTCGTGCTGCGGTCGAATGCGATTTCGTCGCTCATGCCGTGCTTACCTGCCGTCTGCCTGTTCCGGCACCCCTAAAGCATGAAGCGTGGAAGTGGGAACCGGTTTTGGGAAAAGCCCTACGCGGCGGGAACGGGAGCGGCTTGTCGGGCATGGCCGCATTTTCTATAGACTGGAGACAGTCGGTCGCGTCGCGCGACCCCGGAACAGGACGAACGCCAATGGCCCAGACGCAATCCCTCGACGCTCCGACCCTTGTCGATGCGCTGCTGCCAGCCATGACGGATCGCCGCGCCGTCCTCGCCCGCAATGTCGCGCTCGCCATCGCCGGCAGCCTGCTGATGGTCGCCGCTGCCAAGGTCAAGGTGCCGTTCTGGCCCGTGCCGATGACGCTGCAGACGCTGGCAGTGCTCGGCCTGGGCGCAGCCTTCGGCTCGCGACTCGGCGCGGCGACCGTCGCACTCTACATCGCCTATGGCCTCGCCGGCCTGCCTGTCTTCACCAACACGCCCCCTGTCGCCGCCGGCCCGCTCTATCTCGTGGGACCGACCGGTGGCTTTCTCCTCGGCTTCGTCGCCGCAGCAGCCATCGCCGGCTGGGCCGCGGCGCGCGGCGCCTCGCTGTTGCGTCTGGTGACGGGGCTGGTCGCCGCCGAGGTCACGATGCTGGCCCTCGGCTTCCTCTGGCTCGGCCTCGGCGCCCAGATGGCCGGCGGCGTCACAGGCATCGGCTTCGCCAAGGCCTTTGCCTACGGTGTCCAGCCCTTCCTGATCGGCGACGCGGTCAAGGTCGCGCTCGCGGCCTGCATGGTCGGCGCAGGCTGGTCGGTGCTCGGCCGCCGCGGCTGAGCTTCCAACAACCTTCCGAACGCGAAAAAGCCGGGGCTGCGACCCCGGCTTTTTCATGCCTTGCAACCATTGGCGCGATCAGCTGGCCGGCTTGGTATCGCCGCAGCTCGTGCTCGGCCCCTGGAAGAATTTGACCGAGTCGCCGCATTTGTCGCAGGCGCTGAGGCTCGTCGCGAGCCCGAGAAGTCCGAGGATGATGACGATTCGTTTCATGCGCTGCACCGATGCTGCCGGAGGCGGGACGGTAGAGCACGCCGCGCGAAAGGGAAACACGGCTTTGCATCTGTCCAGACGGCCGGACCATCGACGAAACGCGTTTTCATGAAGGTCGAAAAATCCGACGGAATCGTCGGCGTTCGGGTGCGCAAGCGTTCTTCGGGAAACGCCTGCCCTCTTTAGACCAATGGTCGGAGTGGCAGGATTTGAACCTGCGACCCCTACGTCCCGAACGTAGTGCGCTACCAGACTGCGCTACACTCCGATCAACTGGTGGCCGGCTTATAGCCAGCGCATCGCGGCGATGCAACAGCGCGCGCAGCCTGTCCTGCCGATTTCCCTGCAGACGCCCTTCGCCATAGCCCGTCACGACAGGTTGCGCGCCGCCACGACGCGCACTAGAAGGCAGCGGCGCGTTGGGGCGTCGCCAAGTGGTAAGGCAGCGGTTTTTGGTACCGCCATTCGGAGGTTCGAATCCTCCCGCCCCAGCCACGCATCATGCCTAAACCAGAGATTTGGACGGCTGAGCAATTCCTGCGACGGTGTCGGGGGTTAGCGGGCGGGGTCGGTCTGCGCGCGCCGGTCAGGCTGCCGGATCCGCGAGATTCGACCGATTCTCGCGGCCCGGTCTGGGCACCCCCCTTTTCAAAGTCCGCGGGGATTGAGCGCAGACCGGTTCGCAGCAGCTTTACGCCAGACCGGTTCGACTTCGTCGCGGGAGACGAAAAAGCCCGGCGGCAAGCGGCGGGCTAATCGGCTTTGCGATGACTGTCAGTGCACGAGGATGCGGTGTTCTTGGGTCGCCCAATCATGCGGCAAGGCTGCGGAAAGCCGACTGATGGTGAGATTGGCCGGAGCAGTGCCATCGGCTATCGCGCGAATGATGTTGGGCGAGAGGCAGGCGAGCGGCAGCAGCTTGCGGATATTGCGTTCGCCGACTCCCTCACGAGTGGCGATCTCATCGGTTGAGGCGACCGAGCCGTCGATCAGCTGTGTCATCCAGCGCTTCGCCTGGGCGATCGCGGTGAGGACTGCCTCCGCGGAGTCATGATCGAGGCGAGGCTTTTGCGCAGACTCATGTGCGACACCCTTGCGCCGACCCTGCGGTTGCCAGGCGAACGGCACTGTGATGGCGCTCGTACCGGCGTTGCCGGGTGACAGGAGCTCGATGACCAGACAATCGCGGTGCAGGGATACCTTTGCGATCTCGTCGAGGCGTGGGCTGGCAGAAAGTACCACAGCTTCGATCTCCGGGGCCGAGATGCGGGCGATCGATCCAGCCTCGGCCTTGCGATGCTGGAGCAGCGCCTGCGAGACATAGTAGCGGTAGCGCGCGCCCTTCTTGCGGGAGTGGCTCGGGCTCATGCGGTGTCCTGCATCGTCATGAAGCAAACCTGCGAGGGTGAAGACGGTGTTGGCCGCCCTGCCCTTTCGCGCGACGGCCGCAGTGTGGAGACCACGTTGCACGGCCTCGAACACTTCGGGGGCGACGATCGGGGTATGGGCACCACGATGGGAGACCTCGCGCCAGACGATCTCGCCAAGGTAGAAGCGGTTCTTGAGCAGATGGGCGAGCATGCCGACCCGGAAACCATGTCCCAGCCTGGTGCGAATGCCCTCTCGGTCAAGGGTCTCGGCGACGGCGCCGACCGAGCCGAGGTCGAGATAGAGCTGGAAGATCCGCCGCACCAGCGCAGCATCCTTTTCTACGATGACGAGTTGCTTCTTCTCGCTGCGATAGCCCAGCGGGATTGGGCCACCGACCCAAAGCCCCTTGGTCTTGGATGCTGCAATCTTGTCGCGGACGCGCTCGCCGATGACCTCCCGCTCGAACTGGGCAAAGGAGAGCAGCACGTTGAGTGTGAGCCGGCCCATGCTCGTCGTGGTGTTGAAGGATTGGGTCACCGAGACGAAGGAGACGCCTTGCTCGTCGAAGAGTTCGACAAGCTTGGCGAAGTCGGCAAGCGAGCGCGTCAGGCGATCGACCTTGTAGACGACGATGATGTCGATGCGCCTGGCGCGCACCGCATCCAGAAGCTGCTGCAGGGCTGCGCGGTCCAAGGAGGCGCCAGACAAGCCGCCATCGTCGAAGCGGTCCTCGACCAAGCTCCAGCCCTCATGGGCCTGGCTCTTGATATAGGCCTCGCAGGCCTCTCGCTGGGCATCGAGCGAGTTGAAGGCGAGATCGAGATTATGCTCGGTCGACTTGCGCGTGTAGATCGCGCAGCGCTGCGGCTTGGTTGCGGGTTCGCGGATCATGGTGCGACCCTCGCCGCCTGCGGCTGCCGCAGGCCAAAGAAGCGTGGACCGTTCCAGGTTGTGCCGGTGATGCGCTTGGCCAGCGTCGAGAGGCTAGGATGCGTCTCGCCGTTCCAGAGGAAGCCGCCCGGCACGATCACGACCTCATGGCTGACGCCATCGTGCTCGCGTACCAGCACCGAGCCTGTCTTGATGCGCCGCCTTGTCACGTGGCCTCGCGCCAGCTTGGCCAGGTGCCGGGCGAGCTCGTCATCGAGCTTGCCGAGCAGCTGCTCTTGCAGGCGATGGGCGACCAGCCGTCCAATCAGATCGCGTGACAGGCCAGCCGGAGCAGCCCTGCGATACAGCCGGCGATAGCGTGCCCTCAGTTCATCGAAGCTGAGCGCAGCCAGGCCTGCCACCTCGTCAGCCAGGCCAGGGACGGCAAGCTTGGTCCCATGATTGCGCAGCACCATGCTCATTGCACCTGCCCCTCAGTGATCCGGTACACGGAGCGCTTGGCGCCATCGGCATCGACGACCTTCTCTATGGCGATCAGATATCCGCGCTTGCGCAAACCGGTCAGCGCTGCCCGCATCGTATGCGGCTGCCAGTCTGTCACGGCGACCAGCTTGGCCAGGGTCACGCCCTCATCGGCCTGGAGCAGCCCCAGCACTATGCCGAGCTTGCTGTCCCGCCGAGGAGCTGACGACAGGCGGGATACCTCGGTTGAGGCGACGTCGGCAGGCGTAGCTGCAGCCTCGTCCGTCTGTTCAACGGCGACCGGCTCAGGATCAGTGGG includes these proteins:
- a CDS encoding DUF2924 domain-containing protein gives rise to the protein MSMVLRNHGTKLAVPGLADEVAGLAALSFDELRARYRRLYRRAAPAGLSRDLIGRLVAHRLQEQLLGKLDDELARHLAKLARGHVTRRRIKTGSVLVREHDGVSHEVVIVPGGFLWNGETHPSLSTLAKRITGTTWNGPRFFGLRQPQAARVAP
- a CDS encoding MBL fold metallo-hydrolase, translated to MSDEIAFDRSTTTVPAGAVVQLSPLVRRVIAGNGGPMTFTGTCTYIIGRGTVAILDPGPDDPVHIGRVLAAVAGETVSHVVVTHTHRDHSPAVPAIKLATGALVAGCGPHRPARELALGETNPLDAAADRDYAPDLPMAEGDAIEGPGWRLEAIETPGHTANHVAFALPQEESLFSGDHVMAWSTTIVAPPDGSMAAYMASIEKLRGLEHRLYWPGHGGPVTEPQRFLRGLVQHRRQREAAILSRLAAGDERIAEMVPPIYQGLPPALHRAAALSVLAQLEDLVSRGLVLCDDALPLPDSRYRRA
- a CDS encoding recombinase family protein, with translation MIREPATKPQRCAIYTRKSTEHNLDLAFNSLDAQREACEAYIKSQAHEGWSLVEDRFDDGGLSGASLDRAALQQLLDAVRARRIDIIVVYKVDRLTRSLADFAKLVELFDEQGVSFVSVTQSFNTTTSMGRLTLNVLLSFAQFEREVIGERVRDKIAASKTKGLWVGGPIPLGYRSEKKQLVIVEKDAALVRRIFQLYLDLGSVGAVAETLDREGIRTRLGHGFRVGMLAHLLKNRFYLGEIVWREVSHRGAHTPIVAPEVFEAVQRGLHTAAVARKGRAANTVFTLAGLLHDDAGHRMSPSHSRKKGARYRYYVSQALLQHRKAEAGSIARISAPEIEAVVLSASPRLDEIAKVSLHRDCLVIELLSPGNAGTSAITVPFAWQPQGRRKGVAHESAQKPRLDHDSAEAVLTAIAQAKRWMTQLIDGSVASTDEIATREGVGERNIRKLLPLACLSPNIIRAIADGTAPANLTISRLSAALPHDWATQEHRILVH
- a CDS encoding biotin transporter BioY; the protein is MAQTQSLDAPTLVDALLPAMTDRRAVLARNVALAIAGSLLMVAAAKVKVPFWPVPMTLQTLAVLGLGAAFGSRLGAATVALYIAYGLAGLPVFTNTPPVAAGPLYLVGPTGGFLLGFVAAAAIAGWAAARGASLLRLVTGLVAAEVTMLALGFLWLGLGAQMAGGVTGIGFAKAFAYGVQPFLIGDAVKVALAACMVGAGWSVLGRRG
- a CDS encoding DUF3489 domain-containing protein, translated to MFRKIRKTFSVPSVAQPTDPEPVAVEQTDEAAATPADVASTEVSRLSSAPRRDSKLGIVLGLLQADEGVTLAKLVAVTDWQPHTMRAALTGLRKRGYLIAIEKVVDADGAKRSVYRITEGQVQ
- a CDS encoding DUF1499 domain-containing protein: MHRRLVFEEPVSRAAMWSRRLAWFALAMLLLSLLVFRLSQPSVQGLVPVAGAYGLVLLALLMAIMAFVRIWQAGHRGVGMAAQAFVLALLMLAPAAFGAFKLATLPALNDISTDIDDPPAFSRSRVALDARRGLLPPDMPAERRRLQRQAYPKTLPIVLEVTADIAFDIARRAALAQGWQVLESTRPGGRTGAGRIEAVARTRILRFADDITIRIRPRADGSRIDIRSASRIGSHDLGANAARIATFAEEVDLLNDAR